The Anomalospiza imberbis isolate Cuckoo-Finch-1a 21T00152 chromosome 7, ASM3175350v1, whole genome shotgun sequence genome has a window encoding:
- the NBEAL1 gene encoding neurobeachin-like protein 1 isoform X7, translating into MCSYINHVITMTTLYIQQLKSKTKEKEVEDQTPIEEFVRHALAFCESLYDPYRNWRQRIAGRFLSTVERSRQKYKPASLTVEFVPFFYQCFQESEHLKESLKCCLLHLFGAIVAGGQRNALQAVSPATMEVLMRVLADCDNWDDRNPEEVSRKAELTLKCLTEVVHILLTSSSDQRQVETSTILENYFKLLNSDHSALPNPRRCRQWESRFIALQIQMLNTITAMLDCTDRPVLQAIFLNSNCFEHLIRLLQNCKLFLNANNKVADKSEKDLTNKLLTEMNEDQVFQGHLDSLAVSTIQALTAVMHKSPAAKEVFKERIGYAHIYEVLKSLGQPSRELLEELMNMAVEGDHMAVGILGISNVQPLLLLIQWLPELESHELQIFISSWLRRICCIDRQSRATCVNANMVIRIIETLNSHSMLHCTCAENLIALLGSLGSQSMGSEELLQLVRLLRPEEPRGAHPYVVPVMRALLAMARKQGLASALQYFNLHHSMAGIALPAIHRWPGSAFSFNAWLCLDQDRVDPGTTGKSGKRKQLYSFFTGSGMGFEAFITCSGVLVVAVCTKREYATVMLPDHCFFDSLWHNITIVHVPGKRPFGQSLVYIYVNGQQKVSAPLRFPAMNESFTSCCIGSAGQRTTTPPPSQIPDPPFSSPIMPHRTSLGGILTPGSWGGVLGKPEFITKMISAGTQDSEWGCPTSLEGQLGSVIIFHEALQPPQVKALYLAGPNCLTPWKSQEAEVADLPSKVLLHYTPKACRNPICLDLSANLLHGRLTGNKVVNWDIKDMINCIGGMNVLFPLLEQISFLGAQMPEKSEGETVPPELVTPVEGDWVVFSSPKASEARLEKNIVATFVLMIKHFIQGHHVNQENLIHSHGVATLGALLQKVPSILMDVNVLMAVQLLIEQVSVEKNMQLLQQMYHHLLFDFSIWNSGDFPFRIGHIQYLSTIIKDSRRLFRKKYGVQFLLDTLRIYYGTGCKDSDLAPDDLRTIRTSLYGLIKYFLSKGGTHEEIQSIVGYIAATSDEEQLCGILDILFSLLHSSPTPDQLFLLLFEPGNADILYALLLHQRYSDRLRELVFKIVEEMLKCTKVYERSKHRMRLREVGYSGLGLLLNESPVTVSLIKNLLNQVLYADPAVNYKDLLAVVYLAHRSDINMRVIICRKILHLLHSQLDAAQQISQQLGWQDTLVRLFLKENSEVRIGFKENRTDSSREEDKKPTEELQKHQADKTEREKAGSFASVNGLFDQWSLEDNKSLDAPAHFSVMPLEDASTAEMSFSSEGRGELWHSNPSHLSLDLSSVDSYELADVGNQMTDSQPSTPSPTESTKPFSGQPDKELGVTNDVGFATELSLFENQGGSDNELIQLLTDILLCIMWKGIEKSDDDSWIERGQVFSALTKLGMSNELLRPSDEIKLNLLEKMLEWSVTDNRDSKALPTHAENAFKLLLIVQGFLQAEGLINSNLWTEKLLEELVTLMDSLSVWYSAGLEAIRLSQVQVQLLLGFIAQDNLQVCAMAAAKLNTLLQTKVIESQPEACYLLGKLEGILSRSIEEKTETYSFLIPLVRTLVSKIYELLFMNLHLPSLPPTNGSPSFFEDFQEYCRSEEWQVYIDKYIIPNMKQYEENSFRHDNEQMALYWKDCYEAFMVNMHKRDRERGESKLKFQEHFVEPFSRKARQENLRYNSMLKQLSSQHTATLRQWRTAQLYLFSERGPWAERKQRPVHWKLSNVENFSRMRLKLVQNYNFNSHQDASDLRDNLGVHQTQPSSESLLLEVVKQVKVSDLEDDVLELPEEDTAASSNLDEKDDESQKEKLILSEDCELITVIDVIPGRLEVTTQHIYFFDGSIEKEEGVGFDFKWHLSQIREIHLRRYNLRRSALEIFLTDQTNYFLNFNKEVRNKVYSRILSLRSPNISGTRSPQELFKASGLMQKWVNREISNFDYLIQLNTMAGRTYNDLAQYPVFPWILRDYTSEELDLNNPAVFRDLSKPIGVVNEKNAKTVKEKYENFEDPLGMIDKFHYGTHYSNAAGVMHYLIRVEPFTTLHIQLQSGRFDCADRQFHSIPATWQALMDNPNDVKELIPEFFYFPEFLENQNGFNLGQLQMSKEVVNDVVLPKWAHSPEDFINKHRKALESEYVSAHLHEWIDLIFGYKQRGPAAVEALNVFYYCTYEGAVDLDALTDEKERKALEGMINNFGQTPCQLLKEPHPQRLSAEEVVQRLTKSDTSTLNLFQHLTELKSFFIEGISDGVPIVKAVVPRNQSRSFISQGSPEILVTTSLNCIIGTHGWLPYDKNISNYFTFIKDTTVTNPKTQRSMSGPFAPGLEITSKLFAVSHDAKLLFSGGHWDNSIRVTSLTKGKLMGQHIRHMDIVTCLAIDYCGIHLISGSRDTTCMIWQIVQQGGVPVGLAPKPLQILYGHTDEVSSVGISTELDMAVSGSRDGTVIVRTIRKGQYVRTLRPPCESSLLLTVPNLAVSWEGHIVVHTSVEGKTTLKDKNALHLYSVNGKYLGSETLKEEVSDLCVTGEYIVMGSLQGFLSIRDLYSLSLSISPLAMRLPIHCISVTKEYSHILVGLEDGKLIIVGVGKPAEVKPTIKNFFYRTVGSSLISAFQLSKRSPLWQDALRSAFPKALGIKQTAQPDFIRRD; encoded by the exons GTGAACATCTCAAGGAGAGCCTAAAATGTTGCCTGCTGCATCTCTTTGGAGCTATTGTGGCTGGTGGTCAG AGGAATGCTCTTCAAGCAGTATCTCCTGCCACCATGGAAGTTTTGATGCGCGTTTTAGCAGACTGTGACAACTGGGATGACAGAAACCCTGAGGAAGTGAgcaggaaggcagagctgacTCTGAAGTGCCTGACAGAAGTTGTCCATATCCTCTTAACCAGCAGTTCTGACCAGCGCCAGGTCGAGACAAGCACAATATTGGAGAACTATTTCAAGTTGCTTAATTCAGACCATTCAGCCTTACCTAATCCAAGGCGATGCAGGCAGTGGGAGAGCAGATTCATAGCACTGCAGATCCAAATGCTGA ATACCATCACAGCCATGTTAGACTGCACAGATAGGCCTGTTCTGCAGGCAATTTTCCTTAACAGTAACTGCTTTGAGCATCTCATTCGACTGTTGCAGAACTGCAAG CTGTTTTTAAATGCTAACAATAAAGTGGCAGACAAGAGTGAGAAAGACCTTACCAACAAATTACTGACAGAAATGAATGAGGACCAG GTGTTTCAGGGGCACCTGGACTCCTTGGCAGTATCAACCATTCAAGCCCTCACAGCAGTAATGCACAAGTCTCCAGCTGCAAAG GAGGTCTTCAAGGAGAGAATTGGGTATGCACACATATATGAGGTACTAAAATCACTGGGTCAGCCGTCACGGGAATTGCTGGAAGAACTCATGAATATG GCTGTTGAAGGTGACCACATGGCTGTTGGGATACTAGGCATTAGTAATGTCCAGCCCTTATTGCTGCTCATTCAGTGGCTTCCAGAGCTAGAATCACATGAGCTGCAGATTTTCATCTCCAGTTGGTTGAGGCGAATCTGCTGTATTGACAGACAGAGCCGTGCCACATGTGTCAATGCAAACATGGTCATCCGTATCATCGAGACCCTCAATTCCCACTCGATGCTCCACTGCACTTGTGCAGAGAACCTGATTGCCCTGCTGGGCTCCTTGGGGAGCCAGTCCATGGGCTCggaagagctgctccagctggtgCGGCTGCTGCGGCCGGAGGAGCCGCGGGGCGCTCACCCGTACGTGGTGCCGGTGATGCGCGCGCTGCTGGCCATGGCGCGGAAGCAGGGCCTGGCCAGCGCCCTGCAGTACTTCAACCTGCACCACAGCATGGCCGGCATCGCCCTGCCCGCCATCCACAGGTGGCCGGGCTCCGCATTCTCCTTCAACGCCTGGCTCTGCCTTGACCAGGACCGGGTGGACCCTGGCACGACGGGCAAAAGTGGCAAGAGGAAGCAGCTCTACAG CTTTTTCACAGGAAGTGGTATGGGGTTTGAAGCCTTCATTACGTGCTCGGGGGTATTGGTGGTCGCAGTGTGCACGAAGAGGGAATATGCAACAGTGATGCTGCCTGACCATTGTTTTTTTGACTCTCTCTGG CACAACATAACTATTGTTCATGTGCCTGGAAAGAGGCCCTTTGGTCAGAGCCTCGTGTATATCTATGTCAATGGACAGCAGAAAGTCTCTGCCCCACTTCGATTCCCTGCTATGAATGAA TCTTTCACTTCTTGCTGCATTGGCTCAGCTGGTCAAAGAACAACAACTCCTCCTCCCTCTCAGATACCAGATCCGCCTTTTTCCTCCCCAATCATGCCCCACCGGACATCGCTTGGGGGCATTCTCACTCCAGGAAGTTGGGGTGGGGTGCTTGGAAAACCAGAGTTCATCACCAAAATGATCTCAGCGGGGACTCAGGACAGTGAATGGGGGTGTCCAACATCTTTGGAGGGCCAACTTGGATCAGTTATTATCTTCCATGAAGCACTGCAACCTCCTCAGGTGAAAGCATTGTATTTAGCAG GTCCAAACTGTCTAACTCCATGGAAGTCTCAAGAAGCTGAAGTAGCAGACCTCCCTAGTAAGGTTCTGCTTCATTATACACCAAAG GCCTGCAGAAACCCAATTTGCCTTGACCTGTCTGCAAATCTTTTACATGGAAGACTAACTGGAAACAAAGTAGTGAATTGGGACATCAAG GATATGATCAACTGTATTGGTGGAATGAATGTGCTGTTTCCGTTGCTGGAGCAGATCAGCTTTCTTGGTGCACAAATGCCTGAGAAGTCTGAAGGAGAAACTGTGCCTCCAGAACTTGTAACTCCTGTAGAGGGTGACTGGGTGGTGTTTTCATCCCCAAAGGCATCAG AAGCACGTCTGGAGAAGAACATAGTTGCAACTTTCGTCTTGATGATAAAACACTTTATTCAGGGGCATCATGTTAATCAAGAAAATCTCATTCACTCCCATGGAGTTGCCACCCTAGGAGCCTTGTTACAGAAG GTGCCAAGCATCTTAATGGATGTGAATGTCCTGATGGCTGTACAGTTGTTGATAGAACAAGTCTCAGTAGAAAAGAACATGCAGCTTTTACAACAGATGTATCACCACTTACTTTTTGACTTCAGCATCTGGAACAGTGGCGACTTTCCCTTCAGAATTG GTCATATACAGTATCTTTCTACAATCATCAAGGACAGTAGAAGGCTCTTCAGAAAGAAGTATGGTGTGCAGTTTCTTCTAGACACACTCAGGATTTATTATGG GACTGGTTGTAAAGACAGTGATTTGGCTCCTGATGACCTGAGGACAATACGGACATCCCTGTACGGACTGATCAAATATTTCCTGAGCAAAGGTGGAACACATGAAGAAATTCAGAGCATTGTAGGATACATAGCTGCCACCAGTGACGAGGAGCAG CTCTGTGGAATTTTGGACATTCTCTTCAGCCTACTTCATTCCAGTCCAACCCCAGACCAGctttttttattgctctttGAACCAGGGAATGCTGATATTCTTTATGCTCTGTTATTGCATCAAAGATACTCTGACAGGCTTAGAGAACTTGTATTCAAG ATCGTGGAAGAGATGCTGAAATGTACCAAAGTTTATGAGCGGAGCAAGCACCGTATGCGACTCAGAGAAGTGGGGTACTCTGGGCTGGGACTCCTTCTGAATGAATCCCCAGTTACTGTTTCTCTTATTAAAAACCTTCTTAACCAAGTTCTGTATGCAG ATCCTGCTGTGAATTATAAAGATCTTCTAGCTGTAGTGTATCTGGCTCATAGATCAGATATAAACATGAGAGTGATTATCTGTAGAAAG ATTTTGCACCTTTTGCATTCCCAATTGGATGCGGCACAACAGATTTCtcagcagctgggctggcaggacaCTTTGGTTAGACTATTCCTGAAAGAAAACTCAGAGGTCCGGATTGGCTTTAAGGAGAACAGGACTGATTCCTCCAGGGAAGAGGATAAAAAGCCTACTGAAGAGCTTCAGAAGCATCAAGCTGAtaagacagagagagagaaagctgGCAGCTTTGCATCAGTTAATGGTCTGTTTGATCAGTGGAGTTTAGAAGACAACAAATCCCTGGATGCCCCTGCCCATTTCTCTGTTATGCCACTGGAAGATGCATCCACAGCAGAGATGTCTTTCAGTTCGGAGGGCCGAGGAGAACTGTGGCACAGTAATCCTTCACATTTGAGTTTAGATTTGTCCAGTGTTGACTCTTATGAACTGGCTGATGTTGGGAATCAGATGACAGACAGCCAGCCCAGCACTCCCTCACCCACAGAGAGCACAAAgcccttctctgggcagcctgacAAAGAGCTGGGTGTTACCAATGACGTGGGCTTTGCTACTGAGCTTTCTCTCTTTGAAAACCAAGGA GGGAGTGATAATGAACTCATACAGTTACTTACAGACATCCTACTGTGTATAATGTGGAAAGGTATTGAAAAATCTGATGATGATTCTTGGATTGAGAGAGGACAGGTGTTCTCTGCTCTCACCAAACTGGGGATGTCTAATGAGCTGCTGCGACCTTCTGATGAAATAAAACTCAA CTTGTTGGAGAAGATGTTAGAATGGTCAGTCACTGATAACAGAGATTCAAAAGCTCTCCCTACACATGCTGAAAATGCCTTCAAGCTCTTGCTAATTGTACAAGGTTTCCTGCAGGCAGAAGGACTAATTAATTCAAATTTATGGACAGAAAAG CTCTTGGAAGAACTAGTGACTCTCATGGACAGTCTGTCAGTCTGGTACTCTGCTGGCCTAGAAGCAATTAGGCTTTCACAGGTGCAAGTCCAGCTGCTCCTTGGATTTATTGCACAAGACAACTTACAG GTCTGTGCTATGGCAGCAGCCAAACTAAACACCCTCCTTCAGACCAAAGTAATTGAGAGCCAGCCTGAAGCATGCTACCTCCTGGGGAAGTTGGAAGGCATTTTGAGTAGGTCAATTGAAGAGAAGACAGAAACTTACTCATTTTTGATTCCCCTTGTTCGTACATTGGTATCCAAGATTTATGAACTTCTCTTTATGAATCTGCACCTTCCTTCATTGCCTCCTACCAATGGCAGCCCATCTTTCTTTGAGGACTTTCAAGAATACTGCAGATCTGAGGAGTGGCAAGTTTATATTGACAAATAT ATTATTCCAAATATGAAGCAGTATGAAGAGAATTCATTCAGACATGATAATGAGCAGATGGCACTTTATTGGAAAGATTGTTATGAAGCATTTATGGTGAACATGCACAAGCGAGACcgggaaagaggagaaagtaAGCTTAAATTTCAG GAGCACTTTGTGGAGCCGTTCAGCAGAAAGGCTCGGCAGGAAAATCTGCGGTACAACAGTATGCTCAAACAGCTTAGCAGTCAACACACAGCCACACTGAGGCAGTGGAGAACAGCCCAGCTTTACTTGTTCTCTGAGCGTGGGCCTTGGGCTGAAAG GAAACAGCGTCCTGTTCACTGGAAGCTTTCAAATGTGGAAAATTTTTCACGTATGAGACTAAAACTAGTGCAGAATTACAACTTCAACTCTCATCAGGATGCTAGTGACCTGAGAGATAATCTAG GTGTGCACCAGACACAGCCCTCTAGTGAGTCTCTGCTTCTGGAGGTGGTGAAGCAGGTGAAAGTGAGTGACTTGGAAGATGATGTTCTGGAACTACCAGAAGAAGACACAGCAGCCAGTTCCAATTT GGATGAGAAGGATGATGAAAGCCAGAAAGAAAAGCTAATATTGTCTGAAGACTGTGAACTCATTACAGTAATTGATGTGATACCAGGCAGGCTGGAGGTCACTACCCAGCACATCTATTTCTTTGATGGTAGCATTGAGAAGGAGGAAG GGGTAGGTTTTGATTTCAAATGGCACCTTTCTCAAATTCGAGAGATCCATTTGCGTCGGTACAACCTGAGGAGGTCAGCTTTGGAGATCTTCCTTACGGATCAAACCAACTATTTCCTCAACTTCAATAAGGAG GTACGAAATAAAGTCTACAGTCGGATATTGTCACTGCGTTCTCCAAACATTTCTGGGACCAGATCGCCACAGGAGCTTTTCAAAGCGTCAGGTTTGATGCAG AAATGGGTGAATAGAGAAATATCCAACTTTGACTACCTTATTCAGCTAAACACTATGGCAGGACGAACTTACAATGACCTTGCTCAATATCCTGTG TTTCCCTGGATTTTACGAGATTACACCTCAGAAGAACTGGACCTGAATAATCCTGCAGTATTTAGGGACCTGTCCAAACCTATAGGTGTGGTGAATGAGAAGAATGCTAAGACTGTGAAAGAGAA ataCGAGAATTTTGAGGATCCTCTTGGGATGATTGACAAATTTCACTATGGGACACATTACTCGAATGCTGCTGGTGTCATGCATTACCTCATTCGAGTAGAGCCTTTCACAACACTTCACATCCAGCTTCAGAGTGGCAG ATTTGACTGTGCTGACAGACAGTTCCACTCTATTCCTGCTACCTGGCAGGCACTCATGGACAACCCCAATGATGTCAAGGAACTTATCCCAGAATTCTTCTACTTTCCAGAATTCTTGGAGAATCAAAACG GTTTTAACTTAGGCCAGCTTCAAATGTCCAAAGAGGTGGTAAATGATGTTGTTCTGCCTAAGTGGGCCCACTCCCCAGAAGACTTTATAAATAAACACAGGAAGGCTCTG gaATCTGAGTATGTTTCTGCTCATCTTCATGAATGGATAGATTTGATTTTTGGCTACAAGCAGAGGGGACCAGCTGCAGTGGAGGCGCTCAATGTGTTCTACTATTGTACTTATGAAG GGGCTGTGGATTTGGATGCTTTAACAGatgagaaagaaaggaaggctTTAGAAGGGATGATAAACAATTTTGGGCAAACTCCCTGTCAGCTGTTAAAG GAGCCCCATCCACAAAGGCTGTCAGCAGAAGAGGTAGTACAAAGACTAACTAAAAGTGATACCTCTACTCTGAATCTCTTCCAACACCTCACTGAGCTGAAGTCATTCTTCATAGAG GGAATTAGTGATGGTGTGCCCATTGTCAAAGCTGTTGTCCCCAGGAATCAGTCACGTTCCTTTATTTCTCAGGGAAGCCCAGAGATCTTG GTAACAACAAGTCTGAACTGCATTATTGGAACTCATGGTTGGCTGCCTtatgacaaaaatatttccaactATTTTACATTCATCAAAGATACAACAGTGACAAATCCCAA AACACAGCGCAGCATGAGTGGTCCTTTTGCCCCAGGGCTGGAGATCACCTCCAAGCTGTTTGCAGTGTCCCATGACGCAAAGCTGCTCTTCAGTGGCGGACACTGGGACAACAGCATCCGAGTGACGTCCCTTACGAAAGGCAAACTGATGGGACAGCACATCAGGCACATGG ATATTGTGACCTGCTTGGCAATAGACTACTGTGGAATTCATTTAATTTCAGGCTCCAGAGATACTACCTGTATGATATGGCAGATAGTTCAGCAG GGAGGAGTGCCTGTAGGCCTGGCACCTAAGCCATTACAGATCCTTTATGGGCACACTGACGAAGTTTCAAGTGTTGGCATCAGCACTGAACTGGATATGGCAGTGTCAGGATCCAGG GATGGCACCGTCATTGTCCGCACCATTCGGAAAGGTCAGTATGTGAGGACTCTGCGACCACCTTGTGAGAGTTCTCTCCTGCTGACTGTTCCCAATCTGGCTGTGTCCTGGGAAGGCCATATAGTTGTCCACACCAGCGTGGAAGGAAAGACTACTCTCAAG GATAAGAATGCATTACATCTCTATTCTGTCAATGGGAAATATCTGGGTTCTGAGACTCTGAAGGAGGAAGTGTCCGATCTGTGTGTAACTGGCGAATATATCGTCATGGGCAGCTTGCAGGGATTTCTTTCCATACGGGATCTCTACAG CCTGAGTCTGAGCATCTCTCCCTTAGCCATGAGACTGCCAATCCATTGCATTTCTGTCACCAAAGAGTACAGCCACATCCTTGTTGGCTTGGAGGACGGCAAGTTGATTATCGTTGGTGTTGGCAAGCCAGCAGAGGTAAAACCCACCATCAAGAACTTTTTCTACCGAACAGTGGGAAGTTCACTTATTTCTGCTTTCCAGTTGAGCAAGAGGTCTCCTCTATGGCAGG ATGCGCTCAGGTCAGCTTTCCCGAAAGCTCTGGGGATCAAGCAAACGGCTCAGCCAGATTTCATCAGGAGAGACTGA